The following are encoded in a window of Lacinutrix sp. WUR7 genomic DNA:
- the hisIE gene encoding bifunctional phosphoribosyl-AMP cyclohydrolase/phosphoribosyl-ATP diphosphatase HisIE, protein MNIDFNKNNDGLVPAIIQDATTNKVLMLGYMNAEAFSKTKDTKKVTFFSRTKKRLWTKGEESGNFLNLVDYKLDCDNDTLLIQVNPVGPTCHKGTDTCWSEENKESYGFISKLENTIESRVQAGDSEKSYVASLFASGINKVAQKVGEEAVEVVIEAMDNNDDLFLSESADLLFHYLMLLQAKGYKLEDVVSVLKTREK, encoded by the coding sequence ATGAATATAGATTTCAATAAAAATAACGACGGATTAGTACCTGCAATCATTCAAGATGCAACCACCAATAAAGTATTGATGTTAGGGTATATGAATGCGGAAGCCTTCAGTAAAACAAAAGATACAAAAAAGGTTACTTTTTTTAGCAGAACAAAAAAACGACTTTGGACCAAAGGAGAAGAAAGTGGTAATTTTCTAAACCTAGTAGATTATAAATTAGATTGTGATAATGACACTTTACTAATTCAAGTAAACCCAGTTGGACCAACCTGTCATAAAGGAACAGATACCTGTTGGAGTGAAGAGAATAAAGAAAGCTACGGTTTTATTTCTAAATTAGAAAACACTATTGAAAGCAGAGTGCAAGCTGGAGATTCTGAAAAATCGTATGTAGCTTCCTTATTTGCTTCAGGTATTAATAAAGTGGCTCAAAAAGTAGGAGAGGAAGCTGTAGAAGTGGTTATTGAAGCTATGGATAACAACGACGATTTATTTTTAAGTGAAAGTGCCGATTTACTATTTCATTATTTAATGTTGCTGCAAGCGAAAGGTTATAAATTAGAAGATGTAGTTTCGGTTTTAAAAACTAGAGAAAAATAA
- a CDS encoding tRNA pseudouridine(38-40) synthase TruA: MFNKRYYYLVKVQYLGYRFHGWQKQPKLKTVHLMIDRTFNYILEGKRFKTLASGRTDAMVSANASAFELFLYEPIEDQEAFLALFNHNLPQDIRALSIEEVDAEFNIIQHSKTKEYLYLFTYGEKCHPFCAPILTTILEDLDIAAMEEGATLFQGTHNFKTYCYKATNEGLYTREVSTCELVENTVFSANFFPEKTYMLRVKGKGFGRNQIRLMMGALIKLGRGEITLDYIRATLLPESTEVMDYIAPASGLVLNNIEFE; the protein is encoded by the coding sequence ATGTTTAACAAACGTTACTATTATCTAGTCAAAGTACAATATCTAGGCTATCGTTTTCATGGTTGGCAAAAACAGCCAAAATTGAAAACAGTGCATTTAATGATTGACAGAACTTTTAATTACATTTTAGAAGGCAAGCGTTTTAAAACCTTAGCTTCTGGTAGAACAGATGCTATGGTGTCTGCTAATGCTTCGGCTTTTGAGCTTTTTTTATATGAACCTATTGAAGATCAAGAAGCTTTTCTAGCACTCTTTAACCATAACTTACCTCAAGATATTCGCGCATTATCTATAGAAGAAGTTGATGCGGAATTCAATATTATTCAGCATTCTAAAACAAAAGAATATTTATACCTTTTTACATACGGAGAAAAATGCCATCCTTTTTGTGCGCCAATTTTAACTACTATTTTAGAGGATTTAGATATTGCAGCAATGGAAGAAGGAGCAACCCTATTTCAGGGCACGCATAACTTTAAAACCTACTGTTATAAAGCGACAAACGAAGGTTTATACACTAGAGAAGTTAGTACTTGTGAGTTGGTTGAGAATACCGTTTTTAGTGCGAATTTCTTCCCAGAAAAAACATACATGCTTCGTGTAAAAGGAAAAGGATTTGGTAGAAATCAAATTAGATTAATGATGGGAGCACTTATAAAATTAGGAAGAGGAGAAATTACTTTAGATTATATTAGGGCAACATTACTACCAGAAAGTACAGAAGTGATGGACTATATTGCTCCAGCTTCGGGATTAGTATTAAATAACATAGAATTTGAATAA
- the corA gene encoding magnesium/cobalt transporter CorA, with product MAQKNRKTTKRKKTYKTVNSVPGTVSYVGEKQSIETKIDIVNYNKDACDFRISNNVEDAFHFKGQEHVTWININGLNNTAEIEKLGQHYNLHPLVLEDIVTTNQRAKLEEYEGYLFIVFKMLHFKTEDEIVYEHMSMVIGENYVLTFQEADGDVFDDLRDRIRNAKGRVRNAKADYLMYTILDAVVDNYFTVIEAEGDKIEDLEETLFIQESSSNTTTTSIQNQKREILKIRRTVFPFREVVNKLEKSEIDFIEDKTKNYLRNLYDHMIQVNESIDLYREMIWGLMDLYMTNISNKMNEVMKVLTIIATIFIPLTFIAGIYGMNFTNMPELSNPYGYYIVWAVMIVILIIMLIYFRKKKWL from the coding sequence ATGGCTCAAAAAAACCGCAAAACAACTAAGCGTAAAAAAACGTATAAAACGGTAAATTCAGTTCCTGGAACTGTTTCTTACGTAGGTGAAAAACAATCTATTGAAACTAAAATTGATATTGTAAATTATAATAAAGATGCTTGTGACTTTAGAATTTCTAATAATGTAGAAGATGCTTTTCATTTTAAAGGGCAGGAACATGTTACTTGGATTAATATTAATGGTTTAAACAATACTGCCGAAATTGAAAAATTAGGTCAGCATTATAATCTACATCCTTTAGTTCTTGAAGATATTGTGACTACAAACCAAAGAGCTAAATTAGAAGAGTATGAAGGTTACCTTTTTATTGTTTTTAAAATGCTACACTTTAAAACCGAAGATGAAATAGTTTACGAGCACATGAGTATGGTTATTGGAGAAAACTATGTACTTACTTTTCAAGAAGCAGATGGTGATGTGTTTGATGATTTAAGAGATAGAATTAGAAATGCCAAAGGAAGAGTACGAAATGCCAAAGCTGATTATTTAATGTACACCATTTTAGATGCTGTGGTAGATAATTACTTTACGGTTATTGAAGCCGAAGGGGATAAGATTGAAGATTTAGAAGAAACCCTTTTTATTCAAGAATCTAGCTCTAATACAACCACTACAAGCATTCAAAACCAAAAGCGTGAAATACTAAAAATACGAAGAACCGTTTTTCCGTTTCGTGAAGTAGTAAACAAATTGGAAAAATCGGAAATCGATTTTATAGAAGATAAAACCAAAAACTATCTTCGTAATTTATATGATCACATGATACAAGTAAACGAAAGTATCGACTTGTATCGTGAAATGATTTGGGGACTTATGGATCTCTACATGACCAACATTAGTAATAAGATGAACGAGGTCATGAAAGTGCTAACTATTATAGCAACTATATTTATTCCGCTAACATTTATTGCAGGAATTTATGGCATGAATTTTACCAATATGCCAGAGCTTTCTAATCCGTATGGCTATTATATAGTTTGGGCAGTAATGATTGTTATACTCATAATTATGTTAATTTATTTTAGAAAAAAGAAGTGGCTTTAA
- a CDS encoding Dps family protein has product MSYLNMQDEKLLPVVVELNTLLADYHIYYQKLRNFHWNILGENFFDLHNKFEELYKDAQLKIDEIAERILTLRFHPMSKYSNYLKISAVEEAKSLKSDTYMVSEIIKDHKIILAQMSKVIHKAEEASDEGTIDLIGAYIRDLEKASWMLDAWTKKTSDKLQSVTVD; this is encoded by the coding sequence ATGAGTTATTTGAATATGCAAGATGAGAAATTATTACCTGTAGTTGTAGAACTAAATACACTACTTGCAGATTACCACATTTATTACCAAAAACTAAGAAATTTTCACTGGAATATTTTAGGAGAAAACTTCTTTGATCTTCACAATAAATTTGAAGAACTATACAAAGATGCACAACTAAAGATTGATGAAATAGCAGAACGTATTCTTACGTTAAGATTTCATCCAATGAGTAAATACAGCAATTATTTGAAAATTTCAGCTGTTGAAGAAGCTAAATCCTTAAAATCGGATACCTATATGGTTTCCGAAATTATTAAAGATCATAAAATAATACTAGCGCAAATGTCTAAAGTTATTCATAAAGCAGAAGAAGCTTCAGACGAAGGTACCATAGATCTTATTGGTGCTTACATACGAGATTTAGAAAAAGCAAGCTGGATGTTAGATGCTTGGACCAAAAAGACTTCCGATAAGTTACAGAGTGTTACCGTTGATTAA
- a CDS encoding mechanosensitive ion channel family protein: MKTQLETAFNLLTEKLQGWLNAFIEILPNLAIAITVLFASYFTAKYVNKLVIKLVSKKVEQKSITNIVARIATVIVVSTGIFVALGILNLSKTLTTLITGAGVIGLVVGLALQGTLSNTIAGIILSFRKKIQIGNWVETNGFSGEVMDINLKGFVIKEADNNLVIIPNKDILEKPLKNYSLTTRMRVMLECGVGYESDLDLVESLTKQTIANTFSQVKEANEVEFYYTEFGGSSINYLCRFWIDSENALERLKSKSKAIIEIRKAYDKENINIPFPIRTLQFDNKLALQKSGTLQEEFSNN; this comes from the coding sequence ATGAAAACACAATTAGAAACCGCTTTTAATTTACTAACAGAAAAATTACAAGGTTGGCTAAATGCTTTTATCGAAATTTTACCAAATTTAGCAATTGCAATTACCGTACTTTTTGCATCGTATTTTACCGCAAAATATGTGAATAAGCTAGTGATAAAACTAGTATCCAAAAAAGTAGAACAAAAATCTATCACAAACATAGTTGCTAGAATTGCAACAGTAATAGTGGTGTCTACAGGAATATTTGTAGCCTTAGGCATTTTAAATTTAAGTAAAACATTAACTACGCTAATTACTGGAGCAGGAGTAATAGGTCTTGTTGTTGGTTTAGCTTTACAAGGCACATTATCTAACACTATTGCAGGTATTATCTTATCCTTTAGAAAAAAAATACAGATAGGAAACTGGGTAGAAACCAATGGTTTTTCTGGGGAAGTAATGGATATTAACCTAAAAGGATTTGTTATAAAGGAAGCAGATAACAATTTAGTTATTATTCCTAATAAAGACATATTAGAAAAACCTTTAAAAAATTATTCGCTGACTACCAGAATGCGTGTCATGTTGGAGTGTGGTGTTGGTTATGAGTCTGATTTAGATTTAGTAGAATCGCTTACCAAACAAACCATTGCCAATACGTTTAGCCAGGTAAAGGAAGCTAATGAAGTAGAATTTTATTACACAGAATTTGGCGGAAGTTCTATTAACTATCTATGTAGATTCTGGATAGACTCTGAAAATGCATTAGAAAGACTTAAATCTAAAAGTAAAGCCATTATAGAAATCAGAAAGGCTTACGATAAAGAAAACATCAATATTCCTTTTCCTATTAGAACATTGCAATTTGACAATAAATTAGCATTGCAGAAATCAGGAACACTTCAGGAAGAATTCTCTAATAACTAG
- a CDS encoding DUF1328 domain-containing protein, whose protein sequence is MLRWTITFIIIAFIAGVLGFSGIAGASAGIAKILFFVFIVLFILSLIRDVIRKV, encoded by the coding sequence ATGTTACGTTGGACAATCACATTCATAATAATTGCATTTATTGCTGGAGTATTAGGCTTTAGCGGTATTGCAGGAGCTTCTGCTGGAATAGCCAAAATACTATTCTTTGTATTTATAGTATTATTTATTCTATCTCTTATTAGAGATGTAATAAGAAAAGTATAA
- a CDS encoding DUF2461 domain-containing protein yields the protein MNETIPRETFDFFKRLEKNNNREWFNENKKEFKEIEAEVKQVYNQLFNMLNTHDEMDKMKMFRIYRDVRFSKNKLPYKTHFGGSFSRVKPHLRGGYYLHIQPNNESFIATGFWEPNKEDLLRIRKEFEQDDSEIREIINNKNFKEIWGELVGDEVKTAPRNFDKEHKAIDLIKKKQFIFTKKYTDKEVTSPDFLNDVDKAFTAIRPYFDYMSDVLTTDLNGVSLI from the coding sequence ATGAATGAAACAATACCAAGAGAAACCTTCGACTTTTTTAAACGATTAGAAAAAAATAACAATCGAGAATGGTTTAACGAAAACAAGAAAGAATTTAAAGAAATAGAAGCAGAGGTAAAGCAAGTTTATAATCAGTTATTTAACATGCTTAATACACATGATGAAATGGATAAAATGAAGATGTTTCGTATTTATCGTGACGTGCGTTTTTCTAAAAACAAACTACCTTATAAAACTCATTTTGGAGGTTCTTTTAGTAGAGTAAAGCCACATTTAAGAGGAGGTTATTATTTACACATTCAGCCAAATAATGAAAGTTTTATTGCTACCGGATTCTGGGAACCAAACAAAGAAGATTTATTGCGAATTAGAAAAGAATTTGAACAAGACGATTCCGAAATCAGAGAAATAATAAACAATAAAAATTTTAAAGAAATTTGGGGAGAACTTGTTGGAGATGAAGTAAAAACAGCACCGCGAAACTTTGATAAAGAGCACAAAGCCATCGATTTAATCAAGAAAAAACAATTTATTTTTACCAAAAAATATACGGATAAAGAAGTGACTTCTCCAGACTTTTTAAACGATGTGGATAAAGCATTTACAGCCATTAGACCATATTTTGACTATATGAGTGATGTGTTGACTACAGATTTAAATGGCGTGTCGTTAATATAG
- a CDS encoding MBL fold metallo-hydrolase, with protein sequence MLKKIVKRMLITILSIIGLLVIIYFLFTTYYPSFGGDITKKQQLVYKKSEQFNNGKFVNTKAVPKDLSFSETIQLAYTFFTTKVPNGRPKENLKANKIDSINVADYKGEARMIWFGHSSFLLQIDGKNILLDPMFGKVAAPHTLLGGNRFNEEFPLDIEKLPQIDAVLFSHDHYDHLDYETILKIKDKTQRFYVPLGVGAHLKAWHVSPEIITELDWWEETKLDALTFVCTPAQHFSGRKFNNSQSTLWSSWVIQSETENIYFSGDSGYAPHFTQIGKKYGPFDLALMECGQYNEMWPDIHMMPEETAQAGIDVKAKKIMAIHWAGFKLALHDWTDPIERLKNKAATLNLEVITPEIGEVIKVKDTINNYTNWWDNY encoded by the coding sequence ATGCTTAAAAAAATTGTAAAGCGCATGTTAATAACCATCCTTAGTATTATTGGTCTTTTAGTAATAATCTATTTCTTATTTACTACGTACTACCCTAGTTTTGGAGGAGACATTACTAAAAAACAACAACTCGTTTATAAAAAATCGGAACAGTTTAATAACGGAAAATTCGTCAATACCAAAGCGGTACCAAAAGACTTAAGTTTTTCGGAAACGATTCAATTAGCCTATACTTTTTTCACCACCAAAGTTCCAAACGGAAGACCTAAAGAAAATTTAAAAGCGAATAAAATAGATTCTATTAATGTGGCCGATTATAAAGGAGAAGCTAGAATGATTTGGTTTGGACATTCGTCTTTTTTATTACAAATAGATGGTAAAAATATTTTATTAGATCCCATGTTTGGAAAAGTGGCTGCTCCGCATACCCTACTTGGTGGCAATCGATTTAATGAAGAATTCCCTTTAGATATTGAAAAACTGCCACAAATTGATGCTGTACTATTTTCGCATGACCATTACGATCATTTGGATTATGAAACCATATTAAAAATAAAAGACAAAACGCAACGCTTTTATGTGCCATTAGGAGTTGGTGCACATTTAAAAGCATGGCATGTTTCCCCAGAGATCATTACCGAATTAGATTGGTGGGAAGAAACAAAATTAGATGCATTAACTTTTGTTTGTACTCCAGCACAGCATTTTTCGGGAAGAAAATTTAATAATTCACAAAGTACCTTATGGAGTTCTTGGGTGATACAATCTGAAACAGAAAACATTTACTTTAGTGGCGATAGTGGTTATGCACCTCATTTCACCCAAATTGGTAAAAAATATGGTCCTTTTGATCTTGCTTTAATGGAATGTGGACAATACAATGAAATGTGGCCAGATATACACATGATGCCGGAAGAAACTGCGCAAGCAGGAATAGATGTGAAAGCTAAAAAAATCATGGCTATTCATTGGGCTGGTTTTAAATTGGCTTTGCACGATTGGACAGATCCTATTGAACGTTTAAAAAACAAAGCTGCGACACTAAACCTAGAAGTTATTACTCCCGAAATTGGAGAAGTAATTAAAGTCAAAGACACTATAAATAATTACACCAATTGGTGGGACAATTATTAA
- a CDS encoding glyoxalase translates to MNTRDLNLKQARPEIASIIIRDDMTTDERFQNLVLRPIAKLQVPLFIEVFKNYAKKHKNVFYELSIEKRICYIENALQKDMKLRNALKGMMIGLFTTEEYLIYIKNSSALNKRMMSIVKAQLIGNIQLLDKAELLAAV, encoded by the coding sequence ATGAATACTAGAGACTTAAATTTAAAGCAAGCACGTCCAGAAATTGCTTCCATAATTATTAGGGATGATATGACTACCGACGAACGTTTTCAAAATCTTGTACTTAGACCAATAGCAAAATTACAAGTTCCTTTATTTATTGAAGTTTTTAAAAATTATGCTAAAAAGCATAAGAACGTTTTTTACGAGTTATCTATTGAAAAACGCATCTGTTATATTGAAAATGCGTTACAAAAAGATATGAAGCTTAGAAACGCTTTAAAAGGAATGATGATTGGTTTATTCACTACAGAAGAATATCTTATTTATATAAAAAACTCTTCCGCTTTAAACAAACGTATGATGTCTATTGTAAAAGCCCAATTAATTGGTAATATTCAACTTCTAGACAAAGCAGAATTACTCGCTGCTGTCTAA
- a CDS encoding acyl-CoA thioesterase — protein sequence MRFHTRKWIKPEDLNPNGTLFGGRLLEWIDEEAALYAVVQLENQQIVTKFITEIDFKSSARQGDIIEIGIDAVKFGRSSLTVRCEVRNMMTRETIITIEKIVMVNLDKNGNALPHNKTKVEFVGDRLSD from the coding sequence ATGAGATTTCATACAAGAAAATGGATAAAACCAGAAGATTTAAACCCAAACGGAACCTTGTTTGGTGGTAGACTTTTAGAATGGATAGATGAAGAGGCTGCACTTTATGCAGTGGTGCAATTAGAAAACCAACAAATTGTCACCAAATTTATTACAGAGATAGACTTTAAAAGCTCTGCTAGACAAGGGGATATTATTGAAATAGGGATAGATGCAGTAAAGTTTGGAAGATCTTCATTAACAGTGCGTTGCGAAGTTCGAAATATGATGACAAGAGAAACTATTATTACTATAGAAAAAATAGTAATGGTAAATTTAGATAAAAATGGAAATGCATTGCCACATAATAAAACAAAAGTGGAATTTGTAGGAGATAGGTTAAGTGATTAG
- a CDS encoding T9SS type A sorting domain-containing protein, translating into MFFAFILLNSTNLHSQTTSIPDSTFEQALISLNIDTNGLNGNILNSDAASVATLFIGNIGVHDLSGIEAFKNLKYLFVNNNHLTTLDLCFNPYLEVLDADNNNLTTLNLASNQALRGVYISNNNLNTLDVSNNSQLENLYCSLNNISVLDVSANGNLKDLRCYFNNLSSINLTSNLNLEDLFISENNLNTLDVSANTALKTLSCDNNSLSVIDVSSNASLRYLSCSNNNLNALDLSDNNDLKRILCNNNNITSIELTNIEDLFLLYVQNNQIQSLDISNNPDVKYINAANNVLNNIDIRNGNNHRISQFLVTDNPSLTCIFVDDTSASYLNNWEVGSSCNFVADEGECQTLSSQEVIDVDFRMYPNPATTVVNVSLNVPTAKLVLYNVRGQFLFEKEITLGENSLNVSSLSSGLYIATIITEGNTITKKLVIQ; encoded by the coding sequence TTGTTTTTTGCGTTTATTTTATTAAATAGTACAAACCTACATTCTCAGACAACTTCAATTCCTGACTCAACTTTTGAGCAGGCTCTTATTTCATTAAATATAGATACCAACGGTTTAAATGGTAATATATTAAATAGTGATGCTGCATCTGTAGCTACTTTGTTTATAGGTAATATAGGTGTGCATGACCTTTCTGGAATAGAAGCTTTTAAAAATTTAAAATATTTGTTTGTTAATAATAATCATTTAACAACATTAGATTTATGTTTTAATCCATATTTAGAGGTATTAGATGCAGATAACAATAATTTAACGACATTAAATCTAGCTTCAAATCAAGCTTTAAGAGGTGTTTATATTAGTAATAATAATTTAAACACTTTAGATGTTAGCAATAATTCTCAATTAGAAAACCTGTATTGCAGTCTTAATAATATTAGTGTTTTAGACGTATCTGCAAATGGTAATTTAAAAGACTTAAGATGTTACTTTAATAATCTTTCTAGTATAAATCTTACAAGTAATTTAAATTTGGAGGATTTATTTATTTCAGAAAACAACTTAAATACATTAGATGTTTCAGCAAATACAGCTTTAAAAACCTTATCCTGTGATAATAATAGCTTAAGTGTTATTGATGTTTCCAGTAATGCTTCTTTACGTTATTTAAGTTGTTCTAATAACAATTTAAATGCTTTAGATTTAAGTGATAACAATGATTTAAAGCGCATACTTTGTAATAATAACAATATTACTAGTATCGAGTTAACTAATATTGAAGATTTGTTTTTACTGTATGTACAAAATAATCAAATTCAAAGTTTAGATATTTCTAATAATCCTGATGTGAAATATATTAATGCAGCGAATAACGTACTAAATAATATTGATATTAGAAATGGAAATAACCATCGTATAAGTCAGTTTTTAGTAACAGACAACCCAAGTTTAACTTGTATTTTTGTAGACGATACTTCTGCTAGTTATTTAAACAATTGGGAAGTAGGAAGCTCTTGTAATTTTGTTGCAGATGAGGGAGAATGTCAAACTTTATCTTCACAAGAAGTTATTGATGTAGATTTTAGAATGTATCCTAATCCTGCTACAACAGTAGTCAATGTTAGTTTAAATGTTCCTACTGCAAAATTAGTTTTATATAACGTTCGTGGTCAGTTTCTATTTGAAAAAGAAATTACGCTTGGCGAAAACAGTTTAAATGTATCTAGTTTAAGTTCGGGTTTATATATAGCAACTATTATAACAGAAGGAAATACAATTACTAAAAAATTAGTAATACAATAG
- a CDS encoding TlpA disulfide reductase family protein → MLKELPRFLAITFVLLVMSSCKKEESIKINESNKAPQALLENEFIVRGTTFNTNLNTAYIYKIESDTLTLMDTISIKEKAFTFKGTSNQPEFYAIKVDESDVMYKFLVDASEINMFLNTNLFLSSTSSNSETQKVYSDYKSKMDAFDYKERELFLKYKSPQTASKRTSILNTDLENLQIEKITFVMQFIEANNNSQFTPFVLQENYHSFSTENLRKLHDTLTNAIKNLPSIKLIHNDIVSLEEKEAQQSIKNTEYRPMAYTLSGPNTNGQTISLASLKGKVVLVDFWASWCAPCRTTNPNLVRLHNKYKDKGLVILSVSEDKGEPEWLGAIQADNLTWNTHILDNNKTIAFRYGVSSIPHKMLVDKQGRIASGKISGITLENRIKELLTE, encoded by the coding sequence ATGCTAAAAGAACTCCCTCGTTTTCTTGCTATCACCTTTGTATTGCTAGTTATGTCTAGTTGCAAAAAGGAAGAATCTATAAAGATTAATGAAAGCAACAAAGCGCCTCAAGCCCTATTAGAAAACGAATTTATTGTTAGAGGAACCACTTTTAACACCAATTTAAATACGGCTTATATTTATAAAATAGAAAGCGATACACTTACTTTAATGGATACTATTTCTATTAAAGAAAAGGCTTTTACTTTTAAAGGCACATCCAATCAACCTGAATTTTATGCCATTAAGGTAGACGAAAGTGATGTTATGTATAAATTTTTAGTCGATGCTTCGGAAATAAATATGTTTTTAAATACAAACTTATTTCTTTCTTCCACTTCTTCTAACTCGGAGACACAAAAGGTGTATTCGGATTATAAATCTAAAATGGATGCTTTCGATTATAAAGAGCGTGAATTATTTTTAAAGTATAAATCTCCGCAAACCGCTAGCAAGAGAACTTCGATTTTAAATACTGATTTAGAAAATTTGCAAATCGAAAAAATAACTTTTGTTATGCAATTTATCGAAGCGAATAACAACTCGCAATTTACTCCTTTTGTATTGCAAGAAAATTACCATAGCTTTTCTACAGAAAATTTAAGAAAACTTCACGATACATTAACAAATGCTATTAAAAACCTACCATCGATTAAGTTAATACATAATGATATTGTTAGTCTTGAAGAAAAAGAAGCGCAACAAAGTATAAAAAACACCGAATATAGACCTATGGCGTATACGTTAAGTGGTCCAAATACAAACGGACAAACGATATCTTTAGCATCGTTAAAAGGAAAAGTTGTTCTTGTCGATTTTTGGGCTAGTTGGTGTGCTCCTTGCAGAACTACAAATCCAAATCTAGTGCGATTGCACAATAAATACAAAGATAAAGGCTTAGTAATTTTAAGTGTCAGTGAAGATAAAGGCGAACCAGAATGGTTAGGTGCAATTCAAGCAGATAACTTAACTTGGAATACACATATTTTAGATAATAATAAAACGATAGCTTTTAGATATGGTGTTTCATCGATACCTCATAAAATGCTTGTAGATAAACAAGGAAGGATTGCAAGTGGTAAAATCTCTGGTATCACTTTAGAAAACAGAATAAAAGAATTACTTACGGAATAA
- a CDS encoding DUF3817 domain-containing protein: MFSLKNIFRLVALLEGVSYLLLMAAAIYKRMPNGNDYFVKLLGMPHGLLFVAYIVLAILFGMEHKWNKKTMFIVLIASILPFATFYVEEKYLKNI, encoded by the coding sequence ATGTTTTCCTTAAAAAATATTTTTCGTTTAGTCGCTTTACTTGAAGGTGTTTCTTACTTATTATTAATGGCTGCTGCAATATATAAACGCATGCCAAATGGTAATGATTACTTTGTTAAGCTATTAGGAATGCCTCATGGTTTGCTATTTGTGGCTTATATTGTTCTAGCAATTTTGTTTGGAATGGAACACAAATGGAATAAGAAAACCATGTTTATTGTGCTCATTGCATCTATTCTACCTTTTGCTACTTTTTATGTCGAAGAGAAATATCTAAAAAATATTTAG